A region of Ochotona princeps isolate mOchPri1 chromosome 2, mOchPri1.hap1, whole genome shotgun sequence DNA encodes the following proteins:
- the PIGV gene encoding GPI mannosyltransferase 2, whose translation MWPLDPSRREVLRFAVHCRVLTLVLQAVFNAIIPDHRAEAFSPPRLAPSGCVDQAVEVLLGGLSRWDAEHFLFIAEHGYLYEHNFAFFPGFPLALLVGTEVLRPLRGFLSLRSCLLISVALLNSLFFVLAALALHDLGRLVLHCPRQAFYAALLFCLSPASVFLAAGYSEALFAFLTFSALGQLERGRVWVSGLLFALATGARSNGLVNVGFLLHTQCRGFFSAVGVRSALRPLWKLMTSVCLSVLALGLPFVLFQYYAYSRFCVRGASLPIPKPLVQLAVDKGYRVAGGREPPWCSWALPLIYNYIQDVYWNVGFLRYYELKQLPNFLLAAPVAILVAWATWTYVTTHPWLCLTLGLRRSRNEALEKPGPGFLSPQVFVYLVHAAVLLLFGGLCMHVQVLTRFLGSSTPIVYWFPAHLLQSREMLLRTLETTPERPHAGNFPLRQTVPRNCIMGLLYNWKTCSPVTRCILGYFLIYWFLGLLLHCNFLPWT comes from the exons ATGTGGCCTTTGGACCCGTCCCGGAGAGAGGTGCTGAGGTTTGCTGTCCACTGCCGTGTCCTGACTCTGGTGTTGCAG GCTGTCTTCAATGCCATCATCCCGGATCATCGCGCGGAAGCCTTTTCTCCTCCCCGCCTGGCCCCCTCAGGCTGTGTGGACCAGGCTGTGGAGGTTCTCCTGGGCGGCCTGTCTCGCTGGGATGCTGAGCACTTCCTGTTCATCGCTGAGCATGGCTACCTCTACGAGCACAACTTCGCCTTCTTCCCAGGTTTCCCCTTGGCGCTGCTGGTGGGGACCGAGGTGTTGAGACCCCTGCGAGGGTTCCTGAGCCTGAGAAGTTGCCTACTGATTTCAGTCGCGTTGCTCAATTCCTTGTTCTTTGTGCTGGCCGCACTGGCGCTGCATGACCTGGGCCGTCTGGTTCTGCACTGTCCCCGCCAGGCCTTCTACGCTGCGCTGCTCTTCTGCCTGAGCCCCGCCAGTGTGTTCCTGGCAGCCGGCTACTCTGAAGCTCTATTCGCCTTCCTGACTTTCAGTGCCCTGGGGCAGCTAGAGAGGGGCCGAGTCTGGGTGAGTGGGCTCCTCTTTGCTCTGGCCACCGGTGCACGCTCCAACGGGCTAGTCAATGTTGGCTTCCTCCTGCACACTCAGTGTCGAGGCTTCTTTTCTGCTGTTGGAGTGCGGAGTGCCCTGAGACCGCTCTGGAAGCTGAtgacctctgtgtgtctgtcgGTGCTTGCACTCGGCCTTCCCTTTGTGCTCTTTCAGTATTATGCCTACAGCCGGTTCTGTGTGCGGGGCGCAAGCCTCCCCATTCCCAAGCCCTTGGTGCAGTTAGCAGTGGACAAGGGCTATCGGGTTGCTGGGGGAAGGGAGCCGCCTTGGTGTTCCTGGGCCCTCCCCCTGATCTACAACTATATCCAGGATGTCTACTGGAATGTTGGCTTTCTGAGGTACTATGAACTCAAACAACTGCCTAATTTTCTACTGGCTGCCCCAGTGGCCATCCTGGTCGCCTGGGCAACTTGGACATATGTGACCACCCACCCTTGGCTCTGCCTTACACTGGGCCTTCGAAGGAGCAGGAATGAGGCTCTGGAGAAGCCGGGTCCTGGATTCCTCAGTCCTCAAGTGTTTGTCTACCTCGTGCACGCGGCCGTGCTGTTGCTGTTCGGAGGGCTATGCATGCACGTGCAG GTCCTCACAAGGTTCTTGGGCTCCTCCACTCCTATCGTCTACTGGTTTCCGGCACACTTGCTGCAGAGTCGGGAGATGCTGTTGAGAACTCTGGAGACCACGCCTGAGAGGCCTCATGCAGGGAACTTCCCGCTGCGACAGACAGTCCCCAGAAATTGTATCATGGGACTTTTGTACAACTGGAAAACCTGTTCTCCAGTCACCCGATGCATTCTAGGCTACTTTCTGATTTACTGGTTCCTGGGACTACTCCTTCATTGCAACTTCCTGCCTTGGACATGA